The nucleotide sequence CATTGCCGCCGATGTAGATGAAATATCTGATGTTATATTTCTTAAAGACCTCCAGCACCTTGCCGTAGTCCTCCTCCGTGAGCTTATACCTGCATGATCCGAGCGCCGCCGAAGGGGTTCTTTTGAGCCCCTCGATCACCCTCGGGTCCTGTCTGCGAAGATCTATCAGATCCTCGTTCAGCACGCCCAATATCCCGTGAACCATCCCGTAGATATTTTGAATCTCGTCATGCCTAAACGCCTCCTGGATAACTCCGCAGAGGCTGCTGTTTATGACGGCGGTCGGGCCACCTGATTGGCCGACGATGAGATTGCCTTTAAGTTTCCCCGCCATTTTCCCCTCCTCACTATCATCAATTGTTTTAGGTCTAGCCGTGATGAGAGAAATCGCCTCTCAGAGATATCTTCTCAGGCGATCCATATCTCTACCTCTGTTTTCCATAAGGCACTCGATCGCCTGATCCAGGTCGTAACCCTTATGAACGATTCCATTTACCGCCAGAGCCACCGCCAGAGGGTCATCGTCGCCGGGATGGTGGACGTTTCTCCCCACCAGAGCTCCTCTCACGTTCGGTCCGGCCTTCATTCCGTTGACGAACTCCTCCAAGACGGGGGTCGGATCTCCCCTGGATGCCCCGCCGAGCATGAGGATCGGCAGCGTCGTCGCCCTTGCGACGATCTCAAAGTTCTCACAATATGGGATCTTCAGCCAGGTGTAGGCTGAGGAGACCCCCAGGGCCGAAGCCACCCCGACGACCTTGGCCAATTCCTCGGCCCTCTTGATCGATTTATACCCCTCCTCCGTCTTTTCGACCCAGAGCGCCTCAACGAAGGCGTAAAGCCCATACTCCAGACACTCGTTTACCGCCTGAGCGCAGTACATGATGGTTTTCCCCGAATCGGGCGAGTTCGGATCGAGCCTGAACATCATCTTCGCTCCGTCCAACCTCATATCGGCGATCATCTCGGCGGAGTAAGCGGTGAATCGATCATCCATTTCGAATACCGTCCCGCTCAATCCCCCTCTGTTCATGCAGCCGAGGATCACCTTATCGTCGAGAAATCCCTCTCCGCCTGCCTCCTTGATCAGATAGTTGACTATGAAGAGCTCCTCGATGATATCGGGCGTGCCCATCACACCGTCGAACTCCTCACTCGTGATGACCCTGAGGATACGCCCCAGGTACGAGTGGCGGTTTGCCATGGCGATCGGATCGTCACCCGATTTCGTGACGTTCCGGGCCGGGTGATCGCAGGCCAAAATGGTGAGCTTCCCGTCCCTGGTCAGGGTCTCACGCCTTTTGCGAGCCTGCGCCTCCTGATAGATCACATCGGGCGAGTTCACCCTCACCTCCACTATCCTTGAGAAGAGCTCCCAGGGAAAGAACTCCTCGACGTTAAACCTGTAATCCCCTATAGAGTATCTCATCCGATATCCCCCCTTTAAAGTTTAGCTATGTATTGCCTTACGATCCTCCCCGTTCCCTCGCTTCTGAAGGCTTTGAAGAACTCCAACGCCGATTCGTACGCGGCGTCGGCCACTTTCTTCTTGATCTCATCCGGCAGGTTTAACGTCTCCTCTAGGAAGACGGCATTCGCGTATTCGATGCCGAGCTTCTCCAATCCCAGCTCCTCCTTCTTTTTCTCAGCCCACTCCACATATTTCTCCTTCAAACCCGGGACGTTATCCAGGAGGATGTTCTGCCAATGGGTCCCGACGTTCCCCTTCCGTATCCCATAGTCGGCGAACTGTCCGACGAGATGTAAAGGCGTTCCCGTGATACCATGTTGGGCTATCGGAATGCCCGTCGCCTCGTATATCTCCCCGGTTCTTTGGAGGTTGATATGCACCTCCTCGCCGGGGGCGTAGTTTCCGTGTTTGCTGCCGTTGTTTATAGCGAGCAGATTCGGCGTTATCCCCGCTGCTTTGAGCCTCTCGATGTACTCGGTGGCCTCATCGACCGTGGTGATCTCCTCCTTGCCGATCTCACCTACCTCGGCCTCAAGGCCGAATCCGTTCTCGACGATCGGGATAACCAGACATGTCAGGATAGCGGCGTTTT is from Candidatus Poribacteria bacterium and encodes:
- a CDS encoding class II fructose-bisphosphate aldolase, encoding MAIHVNGAHVWNALKDEPVIVMACNTRNPLPIPGIMRAAQELDAVVAFELSKREIFLTNIEGLYEDGDKGLSGMNPQMYADIVNRYAEEFPNLVYFLHGDHIQIKSVTLSQISEAKTLIEQELEAGFTSFGIDPSFVPIPENAAILTCLVIPIVENGFGLEAEVGEIGKEEITTVDEATEYIERLKAAGITPNLLAINNGSKHGNYAPGEEVHINLQRTGEIYEATGIPIAQHGITGTPLHLVGQFADYGIRKGNVGTHWQNILLDNVPGLKEKYVEWAEKKKEELGLEKLGIEYANAVFLEETLNLPDEIKKKVADAAYESALEFFKAFRSEGTGRIVRQYIAKL